One window of the Lodderomyces elongisporus chromosome 6, complete sequence genome contains the following:
- the EXO1 gene encoding Rad2 nuclease (BUSCO:EOG09262A65), with product MGVNGLLPLLKSIHDPCSLERYRGKTLAIDTYGWLHRAVVSCAEDLCLGRPTRRYVTYVRNKIAMLQDFQITPYFVFDGASLRTKAQTNDERRKSRKEALALAQQYAKSGRSDLAGKQYMKAACVTSQMAKSIMCELDLLKIKYVVAPYEADPQMVYLEKIGLVDGILSEDSDLLIFGCRKLITKLKDDSTCVEIDRHNFKNVANMSYLGNFSESQLRLAAMLSGCDYTKGVQGIGLKSSVQLVRKYIYLQKVILAIKASGKMVPDNLEDDIYRADLAFQFQKVFDPRSQKLTTLNELPEELEVDVEILEMYCGRCIDDRLIQHVCNGVIDPNTHEPLISRDQSLSLLKSHSLRMGMSSVTTTTYKNNNSNDNNNNNNIKINQSLSSMNCRVARRSQSETIGKGSPNSILDMLSFSKCSPKRTKRRLEAEADITVQLELEAKEKARVKTSTNRNTNTSTNTSTEHEQHNATFREPDLPLKKIFFDKSRLRNDTSPTSKKLKKLQSPLSLQKTPTTTSKYFSAPKVKEVENDEDPEIWNSSFFEDSEIPESSPKFGFDTRDILADYEKDTVSTNVDDAKIEIETETEAEDELGNENGNENENENENENETTTIDADGDGDEQIVDSLPNFDSMIVDVAPISISRSKVRRMQTTKKQETRREFEVANTDDDNDYDDDDEIEESPIRKDYSQNTSTIRTQVDFKALRSAFQCHTDNFNLPLGQKPHKPQAQLSQKHSDYRKKRPALQDKPVNTMPKSIQKVAAHIRDNTESRKCEIEKKVRFKTKSPSPKRVCKRIDLKQFVY from the coding sequence ATGGGCGTTAATGGACTTCTTCCACTACTAAAAAGTATACACGATCCATGTTCTTTAGAGAGGTATAGAGGAAAAACATTGGCCATTGATACATATGGCTGGCTACATCGAGCTGTGGTTTCGTGTGCTGAGGATCTTTGTCTTGGTAGGCCAACAAGACGATACGTCACATACGTGCGTAACAAGATCGCAATGCTCCAGGATTTTCAAATAACACCGTACTTTGTATTCGATGGAGCATCATTGAGAACGAAAGCGCAAACGAATGACGAGAGAAGAAAATCGCGTAAAGAAGCATTGGCGTTAGCGCAACAGTATGCCAAGCTGGGTAGGTCGGACTTGGCAGGAAAGCAGTATATGAAAGCTGCATGCGTTACCTCGCAGATGGCGAAACTGATCATGTGCGAATTAGatcttttaaaaattaagtATGTTGTTGCGCCGTACGAAGCTGACCCACAAATGGTATACTTGGAGAAAATAGGATTGGTAGATGGCATATTGAGTGAGGATTCGGATTTGCTTATATTTGGGTGTCGGAAATTGATCACTAAATTGAAAGATGATTCAACATGCGTTGAGATTGATAGGCACAACTTTAAGAATGTTGCCAACATGTCCTATCTAGGTAACTTTAGTGAGTCGCAACTAAGACTCGCAGCAATGTTATCAGGCTGTGACTATACTAAAGGTGTCCAAGGTATAGGACTCAAGTCGTCAGTTCAATTAGTGCgaaaatatatttatttgcaaaaagTCATTTTGGCTATTAAAGCTTCAGGCAAGATGGTTCCAGATAACCTTGAAGATGATATCTATAGAGCAGATCTTgcatttcaatttcaaaaagtcTTTGATCCGCGAAGTCAAAAGTTGACAACTTTAAATGAGTTACCCGAGGAGCTCGAAGTTGATGTCGAAATCCTTGAAATGTATTGCGGTAGATGCATAGACGATCGATTGATTCAACACGTTTGCAACGGTGTAATTGACCCTAATACGCATGAGCCGCTCATTTCTCGAGACCAAAGTCTATCTTTGCTCAAATCGCATTCGCTCAGGATGGGAATGAGCAGcgttactactactacttataaaaataataacagcaatgataataataataacaacaatatcaaaatTAACCAGAGTTTGAGTTCAATGAACTGCAGAGTTGCTAGGCGTTCACAATCGGAAACTATTGGAAAGGGATCTCCAAATTCAATACTAGATATGCTTAGTTTCAGCAAGTGTAGCCCTAAGCGTACTAAAAGACGCCTCGAAGCGGAAGCAGATATTACGGTACAATTGGAACTTGaagccaaagaaaaagcaagagTGAAAACAAGCACAAAcagaaacacaaacacaagcaCAAACACAAGCACAGAACACGAGCAACACAATGCAACCTTTAGAGAACCTGATCTACCACTTAAAAAGAtattttttgataaatCAAGACTCAGAAATGATACTTCGCCCACTTctaaaaaattgaaaaaattacagTCACCATTATCGTTGCAAAAAACCCCGACAACGACAAGTAAATATTTTAGTGCGCCAAAAGTGAAGGAAGTTGAAAATGACGAGGATCCAGAGATTTGGAATTCCAGTTTCTTTGAAGACTCTGAGATTCCAGAATCGTCGCCCAAATTTGGATTCGATACGAGAGATATATTAGCCGATTATGAGAAGGACACCGTTTCAACAAATGTGGATGATGCCAAAATCGAAATCGAAACTGAAACTGAAGCTGAAGATGAActtggaaatgaaaatggaaatgaaaatgaaaatgaaaatgaaaatgaaaatgagaCTACAACAATAGATGCAGATGGGGATGGTGATGAACAGATTGTAGATTCACTTCCAAATTTTGATTCTATGATAGTGGACGTCGCTCCGATTAGTATACTGCGAAGCAAAGTTCGAAGAATGCAAACTACAAAGAAACAGGAAACACGCAGGGAGTTTGAAGTTGCAAATACTGATGACGACAATGAttacgatgatgatgacgaaatCGAAGAATCACCTATAAGAAAAGACTATTCGCAGAATACAAGCACAATAAGAACACAAGTTGATTTTAAGGCACTTAGATCTGCTTTCCAGTGTCACACCGATAATTTCAATCTACCACTCGGTCAAAAGCCGCATAAGCCACAAGCCCAGTTGTCTCAGAAGCATAGCGATTATCGCAAAAAAAGACCAGCTTTACAAGACAAACCAGTAAATACCATGCCAAAGTCGATTCAAAAAGTTGCTGCACATATTAGAGACAATACTGAGTCGAGAAAGTgcgaaattgaaaaaaaagtgcgtTTCAAAACTAAAAGTCCACTGCCAAAACGAGTTTGCAAACGGATAGACTTGAAGCAATTTGTATATTAA
- the MAS2 gene encoding Mitochondrial-processing peptidase subunit alpha (MEROPS:MER0079232) translates to MLSSSLRLKSGSLSISKRLYASNATTATPPHIEMTTLNNGLRLVTDSTPGHFSALGAFVDGGSRYEDPTKPGLSHIQDRLAWKSTEKYTGSQMLENLRMLGGNYMGSAQRESLIFQASVFNKDVGSMLDLIAQTIRSPKITDQELLEVLQTVDYEVQELEHKHELNLPEELHGVAYKNNTLGNPLFIPKERIPLIEKSDVLAYHTKFFQPHNIVIAMVGVPHEEALKLVMNNFGDWKSEVAKPDRGVVNYTGGEVALPHRKPFYANLPELYHMQIGFETTGLLDDDLYALATLQKLLGGGSSFSAGGPGKGMFSRLYTQVLNKYPFVENCMCFNHSYLDSGIFGITVSVVPEAGHLSSQIISNELAQLLEESVSSGGMNEKEVKRAKNQLTSSVLMNVESRLAKLEDLGRQIQCQGKITTIDEMVEKINRVSMKDLRSVAEKVFTGNVKTSGTSTGMPSVVMQGEREAFGDVEFILRKYGLGKYTGPEITEPRDFSAKKSRWF, encoded by the coding sequence ATGCTATCCTCAAGCCTTAGACTCAAAAGTGGGAGTTTGCTGATATCGAAGCGTTTATATGCTTCAAATGCAACAACAGCGACACCTCCCCACATTGAAATGACTACATTAAATAATGGACTTCGGCTTGTTACCGATTCTACCCCGGGGCATTTCAGTGCCTTGGGAGCGTTTGTTGATGGAGGTTCTCGATACGAAGACCCAACTAAGCCAGGTCTTTCACACATTCAAGATAGACTAGCTTGGAAGTCAACTGAAAAATACACCGGACTGCAAATGTTGGAGAATCTACGCATGTTGGGAGGCAATTATATGGGTTCAGCTCAAAGAGAATCGTTAATATTTCAAGCAAGTGTCTTTAATAAGGATGTTGGCCTGATGTTGGACCTCATCGCTCAAACCATACGAAGCCCCAAGATTACCGACCAAGAATTGCTTGAAGTGTTGCAAACTGTGGATTACGAAGTACAAGAACTAGAGCACAAACACGAATTAAACCTTCCAGAAGAGCTACACGGTGTGGCTTATAAGAATAACACTTTGGGGAACCCATTATTCATTccaaaagagagaattccattgattgaaaaatcGGATGTTCTCGCATATCACACTAAATTTTTCCAGCCACACAATATAGTCATTGCCATGGTTGGCGTGCCACATGAGGAAGCATTAAAGCTAGTCATGAACAATTTTGGAGACTGGAAGTCGGAGGTTGCCAAACCAGACCGCGGAGTTGTCAACTATACTGGTGGTGAAGTTGCACTTCCTCATAGAAAGCCATTTTATGCTAACTTGCCTGAATTGTATCATATGCAAATAGGTTTTGAAACCACGGGATTGTTGGATGACGACTTGTATGCTTTGGCAACTTTGCAAAAACTCCTTGGTGGCGGATCATCATTCTCTGCTGGTGGACCAGGTAAAGGTATGTTTTCGAGACTCTATACTCAAGTTTTGAATAAGTAtccatttgttgaaaattgtATGTGCTTCAATCACTCATACCTCGACTCGGGAATATTTGGAATAACAGTGAGTGTAGTCCCCGAGGCGGGCCACTTGTCGTCACAAATAATTAGCAATGAGCTAGCACAGCTTCTTGAAGAAAGCGTGTCTTCTGGAGGCatgaatgaaaaagaagtgaAGAGAGCTAAAAACCAGTTGACAAGTTCAGTGCTCATGAATGTCGAAAGTAGGTTAGCAAAGTTGGAGGACTTGGGTAGACAAATTCAATGCCAGGGTAAGATCACCACAATCGACGAGAtggttgaaaaaattaataggGTTTCTATGAAGGATTTGAGAAGCGTGGCAGAGAAGGTTTTTACCGGAAACGTCAAGACCTCAGGTACTAGCACAGGAATGCCGTCGGTAGTGATGCAAGGTGAGCGTGAAGCATTTGGGGATGTTGAATTCATTCTTCGGAAATATGGTCTCGGTAAATACACCGGGCCCGAAATCACCGAGCCAAGAGACTTTTCGGCTAAAAAAAGCCGCtggttttaa
- the MYO1_3 gene encoding class II myosin, with product MPLPEEGEASTLKNWVWVPDDKQLFCKGFVTDYLEDGTCKVSIVSPTDGSVQSTEVIQQSKLENCNPTKFDKCDDMAELTHLNEPSVVHNMYLRYMDDLIYTYSGLFLVAINPYKSLSIYQDTTLQTYHDKNDVGKAKPHIFATAEGTYRNLLSNKKNQSILVTGESGAGKTENTKKVIQYLSSITGSHQKKIGINLKGEDSIEDKILQANPVLESFGNAKTIKNNNSSRFGKFIKIFFDTTGNLTGANIDYYLLEKSRVVNQSKNERNYHVFYQFLKGYESLPSLGLSKDIKSYEYLKSGQSSIPNVDDFKEFNLLVEAFKIVGFQPNEMQFIYSTLAVILHLGNLKFTSMTAEQASFTTESPLKQIANLLGVPELALRDNFLKPKVKAGRELVTKSKKANEVKFAIDAFAKYLYEKLFQYIIKRINANLHNHDEAHVAGNFIGVLDIAGFEIFEKNSFEQLCINYTNEKLQQFFNHHSFILEQSEYLRENIQWDFIDFGKDLQPTIDLIETKTPMGILKLLDEECMMPKSSDKMFMEKLSQNFASSKNKNNKNNNKNKKFAENKYKNGFIIHHYAGSVEYNVDNWLQKNTDPISENILALLTTSTNETIVDLFNDDPHLKTAGSKMMRTASQKHKDQLKELMDQLESTEPHFVRCILPNLEKQPKRFDKGLVLNQLRCNGVLEGIRITRAGYPNKLLFQDFIHRYSILCEEGLQSCKHEKQKCELILKTSNLDSETYKVGLTKIFFKNAILGQLEAKRDIKLKTMFIDVQRVIRGMQARKLLQTQIMELRSAKVVAKTMTQLQECKENPWMKLFFHIKPLLEDSVKALDTKAVQENLKDMTVKLKDTERLKDGLEKDNLRLRESMSKLEDEIISRDSVVEKKDQLVNKLKAEEESALKRIQELESSLKDLKERNTELESEYETLNNRLKSLHDDHETKTKDLLNVQGTYDATKIELDSLKKQMESSTLDKESTQKLIHDFEEEQKVLQAKLQKATDESQELFSQLEKARSLGNEIVEAHDKCLPQIENLNKIISKYKAENENHKRDIEKLQSQIKSDDSKKSKYELKIDEAKEKISALKVKVEKKGNEIEQQKVEISNLRSELNKVQHKLNEHEDQSVELNKLKLREMQNFGDLQESKKRLSQITSDHSKLAQDHQRLQIEYEESKKAKEEYSKMVFSLNLKLSELEQDLKNHELEKENQDPNPQMMQEFANMKLKMNEQSALLRSEKFENRKLSEELQLLKTRIINGSLTGSDLTPKRKSLAIGERVNGSVDALNKEINDLKISLQQEQANFQRAENYAIELQKKLNKLQSTRGINSSFDYESKLKESQNRICDLENKLEGLVSYDSNSIDDTNNTSTNSAGMPRAVSRSESLNGSAFRGVNQDFIQIYQDMNKTLKSTREELSTSKSEILRLKSLLRESEEELYLIKQEKYRTAMDEFEQQLADIKVKYENTKSTNKELAESLDLYKKRSEEFTKKLELAESAVVISKRQTEQAERDMNELRSQLRLAKEEARTSQIMLKESRGNIDNLENKLHESEQNVANNKRLISELQDKLAYHVQNYENREANDKLKEEIRVLHKELDFKTETEVTLVKENKKLQLDLEDAVLSRKNIQNQLDESVLREEELEMEIEKLTDFNRSLTNSGIVNERKVNALTKQVTSLKEFVEEVQQEKTKLVEEKSSLQSELSETTSELESKTLALEHCNAEISFLKTHLENQKEDAEAIRSELNQSKMSSTSDYRDQQKLRNDLLITNEENYSLKKANKELTLKVQNLEEKLYNNEQIKYLEARNNEISNKLDASIQTRHEHELTIKSLERQVKQLEVRAENESQLSKRYNNENFEFQNKINHYKSTVDILQTENMEKDLQLNTLQEERDQLKESLARMERELAHLRSMSQ from the coding sequence ATGCCTCTTCCAGAAGAAGGCGAAGCTTCTACACTAAAGAACTGGGTCTGGGTACCCGACGACAAGCAACTCTTCTGCAAAGGTTTTGTCACTGATTATTTGGAGGATGGAACTTGCAAAGTGTCAATTGTATCTCCAACTGATGGCTCAGTGCAGTCGACAGAAGTAATTCAACAATCAAAGTTGGAAAATTGTAACCCTACCAAATTCGACAAATGCGACGATATGGCCGAATTAACGCACTTAAACGAACCCTCAGTGGTGCATAATATGTATCTTCGATATATGGATGACTTGATTTATACATACTCTGGTCTATTCTTGGTGGCCATTAATCCATACAAGCTGTTGTCTATTTATCAAGATACAACTTTACAAACGTATCATGACAAGAACGACGTGGGCAAAGCTAAACCACACATATTTGCCACAGCAGAAGGAACGTATAGAAACTTGTTGagtaataaaaagaatcaaagtATATTGGTGACTGGTGAATCAGGCGCAGGAAAAACCGAGAATACCAAAAAAGTCATTCAATATCTTTCTTCAATCACAGGATCGCACCAAAAGAAGATAGGGATTAATTTGAAAGGTGAAGATAGTATAGAGGACAAGATTCTTCAAGCAAATCCTGTATTGGAGAGTTTTGGTAATGCAAAGACCATCAAAAATAACAATTCCTCTcgatttggaaaatttatcaaaatattttttgatACAACGGGAAACTTGACGGGTGCTAATATCGACTACTATCTTTTAGAAAAATCAAGAGTGGTTAATCAATCCAAAAATGAGAGGAATTACCATGTCTTTTACCAATTTCTTAAAGGGTATGAAAGTTTGCCAAGTCTTGGCTTAAGCAAGGATATCAAATCCTATGAATACCTTAAAAGTGGGCAATCGAGTATTCCAAATGTGGACGACTTTAAAGAATTCAACTTGCTAGTTGAAGCTTTTAAAATTGTTGGATTTCAACCTAATGAGATGCAATTCATTTACCTGACTTTGGCAGTAATACTTCATCTtggaaatttgaaatttacATCAATGACTGCAGAACAAGCAAGTTTCACCACCGAATCGCCTTTGAAACAGATTGCAAATCTCTTGGGGGTACCTGAACTTGCGCTTCGTGATAACTTTCTCAAACCAAAAGTGAAGGCAGGACGGGAATTGGTGACAAAGTCGAAAAAGGCAAACGAGGTCAAGTTTGCTATTGATGCCTTTGCCAAATACCTTTATGAAAAACTATTTCAATATATCATCAAACGAATCAATGCAAATCTTCATAACCACGATGAAGCACATGTCGCAGGCAATTTTATTGGTGTATTGGATATCGCTGGATTTGAGATATTTGAGAAAAACTCATTTGAACAGCTCTGCATCAATTATACAAATGAGAAATTGCAGCAGTTTTTCAATCACCATTCATTTATCCTTGAGCAAAGCGAGTACCTTCGAGAGAATATACAATGGGATTTCATcgattttggaaaagatcTACAACCAACCATTGATTtaatagaaacaaaaacaccCATGGGTATACTCAAGCTTCTAGATGAGGAGTGTATGATGCCCAAATCGTCTGATAAGATGTTTATGGAGAAATTGAGTCAAAATTTTGCCAGctcaaaaaacaaaaacaacaaaaacaacaacaaaaacaaaaagtttgccgaaaacaaatacaaaaacgGATTCATCATTCACCATTATGCTGGAAGTGTTGAGTACAATGTTGATAACTGGcttcaaaaaaataccGATCCTATAAGTGAAAACATTCTTGCATTATTAACAACATCGACAAATGAAACCATTGTTGATTTGTTCAACGATGATCCTCATTTAAAGACGGCTGGGTCCAAGATGATGAGAACCGCATCGCAAAAGCACAAGGATCAACTAAAGGAATTGATGGATCAATTGGAATCAACTGAACCCCACTTTGTAAGGTGTATTCTTCCAAATTTAGAGAAACAGCCCAAAAGATTTGATAAAGGTCTTGTTTTGAACCAATTGCGATGCAATGGTGTATTGGAAGGGATAAGAATTACTCGTGCTGGCTATCCAAACAAACTTTTATTCCAAGATTTTATTCATAGGTATTCAATTCTTTGCGAAGAGGGACTACAATCTTGCAAACacgaaaagcaaaaatgtGAGTTGATCTTAAAGACATCAAATCTTGATTCTGAAACTTATAAAGTTGGGTTGACaaaaatctttttcaaaaatgcCATATTGGGCCAGTTGGAGGCAAAGAGAGATATAAAGCTCAAGACAATGTTCATTGATGTTCAACGTGTTATTCGTGGTATGCAAGCAAGAAAGCTTTTACAAACTCAAATAATGGAGCTTAGATCCGCAAAAGTAGTTGCAAAGACAATGACTCAATTGCAAGAATGCAAAGAAAACCCATGGATGAAACTCTTTTTCCATATAAAACCGCTACTTGAGGATTCGGTCAAGGCGTTGGATACAAAGGCAGTCCAGGAAAATTTAAAGGATATGACtgtaaaattaaaagataCTGAAAGGTTAAAAGATGGGTTagaaaaagacaatttGCGCTTACGTGAATCAATGAGCAAATTGGAAGACGAAATTATCTCAAGAGATCTGGTtgtggaaaaaaaggaccAACTtgtaaacaaattgaaagcAGAGGAGGAATCGGCTTTGAAAAGGATTCAAGAGTTGGAAAGTTCATTGAAAGATCTTAAAGAGCGCAATACAGAGCTTGAAAGCGAATACGAGACACTAAATAACCGATTAAAGTCTCTACACGATGATCAtgaaacaaagacaaaggaTCTATTGAATGTGCAAGGAACATATGATGCTacaaaaattgaattggATCTGTTGAAAAAACAGATGGAAAGCTCAACATTGGACAAGGAAAGTACACAGAAGTTAATTCATgactttgaagaagaacaaaaggtGTTGCAAGCAAAACTTCAAAAAGCAACGGATGAGTCTCAAGAACTATTTTCACAACTTGAAAAGGCAAGATCTTTGGGCAATGAAATCGTCGAAGCTCACGACAAGTGTTTACcgcaaattgaaaatttaaataaaataatttcCAAGTACAAGGCAGAAAATGAGAACCATAAAAGAGACATTGAGAAATTGCAATCTCAAATCAAATCGGATGATTCTAAGAAGTCGAAATACGAACTTAAAATTGATGAAGCAAAGGAGAAAATTAGTGCATTAAAGGTAAAAGTTGAGAAAAAGGGCAATGAAATTGAACAGCAAAAAGTGGAGATTTCCAATTTGCGCTCTGAGTTGAATAAAGTACAACATAAATTAAATGAACATGAAGATCAATCCGTTGAACTTAATAAGCTCAAATTACGTGAAATGCAAAATTTTGGAGACCTTCAAGagtcaaagaaaagattatCTCAAATAACATCGGACCATTCAAAACTAGCTCAAGACCATCAACGTCTTCAAATCGAGTACGAAGAGTCAAAGAAAGCGAAGGAAGAGTATAGCAAAATGGTTTTTTCgttaaatttgaaattatcAGAACTTGAACAGGACCTCAAAAATCACGAActtgaaaaggaaaatcaGGACCCTAATCCACAAATGATGCAAGAATTTGCAAatatgaaattgaaaatgaatgaaCAAAGTGCGTTATTGAGGCTGGAGAAGTTTGAGAATCGTAAATTGTCTGAAGAGTTGCAACTCCTTAAAACACGTATCATCAATGGATCTTTGACTGGATCCGATTTAACTCCCAAAAGAAAGTCTTTGGCTATTGGTGAACGTGTCAACGGCAGCGTTGATGCATTaaacaaagaaatcaaCGATTTGAAAATAAGTCTTCAACAGGAGCAAGCAAATTTCCAACGAGCAGAAAATTATGCAATCGAGTTGcagaaaaaattgaacaaacTACAATCTACAAGAGGAATAAACAGCTCATTTGATTATGAGAGCAAGTTGAAGGAGTCGCAAAACCGTATTTGTGACTTGGAAAATAAACTTGAAGGATTGGTTTCATATGACTCAAACAGCATCGATGATACCAACAATACCAGTACCAATAGTGCAGGTATGCCCAGAGCCGTTTCGCGAAGTGAGAGTCTCAATGGTCTGGCATTTAGAGGTGTCAATCAAGATTTTATACAAATTTATCAAGACATGAACAAGACATTAAAGTCAACGCGCGAGGAATTAAGCACATCTAAATCAGAAATCTTGAGGTTGAAGTCGTTATTGCGCGAGTCAGAAGAAGAGTTGTACTTGATAAAGCAGGAGAAGTACCGTACAGCGATGGATGAATTTGAGCAACAACTTGCGGATATAAAAGTGAAGTATGAAAATACAAAgtccacaaacaaagaattgGCAGAAAGTTTAGATCTCTATAAGAAACGATCAGAGGAATTTACCAAGAAATTGGAGTTGGCAGAATCAGCGGTGGTTATTTCCAAGAGGCAAACTGAACAGGCAGAGAGGGACATGAATGAACTAAGAAGTCAGTTGCGTTTGGCCAAGGAAGAGGCACGAACCTCTCAAATTATGCTCAAGGAGTCGCGCGGCAATATAGATAACTTGGAGAACAAACTCCATGAAAGTGAACAAAACGTGGCCAATAACAAGCGACTCATTAGTGAGTTACAAGACAAACTTGCTTACCATGTGCAAAATTATGAAAATCGCGAGGCTAATGATAAGTTGAAAGAAGAGATTCGTGTTTTGCACAAAGAGTTAGACTTCAAGACGGAGACTGAAGTCACATTGGTaaaggaaaataagaaGTTGCAATTGGATTTGGAGGATGCTGTATTGAGTCGCAAAAATATTCAAAACCAATTGGATGAGCTGGTTTTGAGGGAAGAGGAGTTGGAAATGGAGATTGAGAAATTGACCGACTTCAACAGGCTGCTCACCAATTCAGGAATTGTAAACGAGAGGAAGGTAAATGCACTTACAAAACAAGTCACTAGTCTTAAGGAATTTGTGGAAGAGGtgcaacaagaaaaaaccaAACTTGTTGAGGAAAAATCAAGTCTTCAATCCGAGTTGTCGGAGACAACTTCTGAATTGGAAAGCAAGACTCTTGCCTTGGAACATTGTAATGCCGAAATTTCGTTCTTGAAGACGCACcttgaaaatcaaaaggaAGATGCCGAAGCCATTAGATCGGAATTGAATCAGTCCAAAATGTCATCCACTTCTGATTACAGAGACCAACAAAAACTTCGTAACGATTTGCTCATCacaaatgaagaaaactACTCATTAAAGAAAGCCAACAAGGAGTTGACTTTGAAAGTTCAAAATCTTGAggaaaaactttacaataATGAGCAAATCAAGTATCTTGAAGCTAGAAACAATGAAATATCTAACAAGTTGGATGCATCGATTCAAACAAGACACGAGCATGAATTGACAATAAAATCTCTCGAAAGACAAGTTAAGCAGCTCGAAGTGCGTGCAGAAAACGAGTCCCAATTGAGCAAACGTTAtaataatgaaaattttgAGTTTCAAAACAAGATTAACCACTACAAGAGCACTGTGGATATTTTGCAAACTGAAAATATGGAGAAGGATTTACAATTAAACACTCTTCAGGAAGAGCGAGACCAATTGAAAGAATCCTTGGCGAGGATGGAGAGAGAACTCGCTCATTTGAGAAGTATGTCGCAATAA